Proteins from one Nodularia sp. LEGE 06071 genomic window:
- a CDS encoding glycosyltransferase family 2 protein, with protein sequence MEKKLCSSECDHRLIKENSELAQQCQSLNAEIEQLNLSYNSLLAEISEIKNSRTWLLLTKFKGNLIFRMIGRFLLDIFHYINLVLPFGKNSFLLNQHKSILETSLTRETHDHTYEFSQPIILHKYQVNTPISLVIICYNKSQELPFVISAIAKNTRQPDLIILCDDGSTDNSLQVFIEHCNLYNLNYKIVQEPTIKNAFRLNTLRNKGVSACLDGLVIILDADHVPSRTHIEAHVNLHLSHPRAVLSTGPRLEYANSDCSGAVNFLWGHEPVSMMQPSADQPIANWTGVLVSNMGMCKQAMINLGGFDPIYDGNYGFDDIDFTYRAWLAGYFFASCFESYIIHIPHPPSLGNRNNDINRRKFEAKYKINPKYPHVVERLTRTSWHSYLDYLNNENI encoded by the coding sequence ATGGAAAAGAAACTATGTAGCTCAGAGTGCGATCATCGCCTAATTAAAGAAAATTCAGAATTAGCGCAGCAATGCCAATCCTTGAACGCAGAAATAGAACAATTAAATTTATCTTATAACTCGTTACTAGCAGAAATTTCTGAAATTAAAAACTCTCGCACATGGTTATTGCTGACAAAGTTCAAAGGAAACTTGATTTTCCGGATGATTGGCAGATTCTTACTAGACATATTCCACTATATTAATCTAGTGTTGCCTTTTGGGAAAAACAGCTTTTTATTAAATCAGCATAAATCAATACTGGAAACTTCACTAACCAGAGAAACTCATGATCATACTTATGAATTTTCTCAACCAATTATTTTACATAAATATCAAGTAAATACACCAATTTCTCTGGTAATTATCTGTTATAATAAATCCCAGGAATTACCTTTTGTGATTTCTGCCATAGCCAAAAATACGCGGCAACCTGATTTAATTATTTTGTGTGATGATGGGTCAACAGATAATTCGTTACAAGTATTTATTGAACATTGCAACTTATACAATCTCAATTACAAAATTGTTCAAGAACCAACAATAAAAAATGCATTTCGACTAAACACGCTGCGTAACAAAGGTGTTTCAGCTTGTCTAGATGGTTTAGTAATCATACTAGATGCAGATCATGTACCATCCCGGACACATATTGAAGCTCATGTAAATCTGCACTTATCACATCCTCGCGCTGTGTTGTCTACGGGGCCACGACTGGAATATGCAAATTCCGATTGTAGTGGCGCTGTTAATTTTCTTTGGGGACATGAACCAGTCAGTATGATGCAACCTTCTGCTGATCAGCCTATAGCTAATTGGACAGGAGTCCTAGTTTCAAATATGGGAATGTGTAAGCAGGCGATGATCAATTTGGGTGGTTTTGATCCTATCTACGATGGTAATTATGGCTTTGATGATATTGATTTTACTTATCGAGCCTGGTTAGCGGGTTATTTTTTTGCGAGTTGCTTTGAGTCTTACATCATACATATTCCCCATCCACCTTCTTTGGGTAACAGAAATAATGACATCAATCGACGCAAGTTTGAAGCTAAGTATAAAATCAATCCCAAATATCCTCATGTAGTTGAGCGATTAACAAGGACATCTTGGCATAGTTATCTTGATTATCTGAATAACGAGAATATTTAA
- a CDS encoding ABC transporter ATP-binding protein — MEVIRLNQVFLWRRTQEEFSYDMKKTFFSLLEGKYRRPVKRLVLDQIDLVIEEGEKIGIIGANGSGKSTILKTISGILQPTSGTVRVRGKIAPLIELGAGFDPDISVIDNIFLYGVLLGFSRAEIKKRAQSILEFAELEDYVLVPVKGLSSGMIARLGFAIATDVQPDILILDEILSVGDESFKHKCKQRLETFWHEKTTVLVVSHDLDFVQQSCERVLWIDKGKIMFIGETKKAINYYLQKVAS, encoded by the coding sequence ATGGAAGTAATTCGCCTAAATCAAGTTTTTCTATGGCGACGAACACAAGAAGAGTTTTCTTATGATATGAAGAAAACATTTTTTTCTTTATTAGAAGGTAAATATCGTCGCCCAGTCAAGAGGTTAGTCCTAGATCAAATTGATTTGGTGATTGAAGAAGGTGAAAAAATTGGCATTATTGGCGCAAATGGTTCTGGTAAATCTACTATTTTGAAGACAATTTCTGGGATTTTGCAACCTACCAGTGGTACAGTCAGAGTCCGCGGTAAAATTGCTCCTTTGATTGAACTAGGAGCAGGTTTTGATCCAGATATTTCAGTGATAGATAATATTTTCCTTTATGGTGTGCTATTGGGTTTTTCACGGGCAGAAATCAAAAAAAGGGCGCAGTCTATTTTGGAGTTTGCCGAATTGGAGGACTATGTATTAGTCCCAGTTAAGGGTTTATCTTCAGGGATGATAGCCAGGTTGGGATTTGCTATTGCTACGGATGTACAGCCAGATATCTTGATATTAGATGAAATACTTTCCGTTGGTGATGAAAGTTTTAAACATAAGTGTAAGCAGCGACTTGAAACTTTTTGGCATGAAAAAACTACGGTTCTGGTAGTATCACATGATTTGGATTTTGTGCAACAGTCTTGTGAGCGTGTGCTGTGGATAGATAAAGGCAAAATTATGTTTATTGGTGAAACTAAAAAAGCGATAAATTATTATTTACAAAAAGTTGCAAGTTAG
- a CDS encoding glycosyltransferase — protein MKIAYVSREFGPITGGGIGTYIANITKYMAKRGHDVYLITDCFTESNLHYLPPNVTLIRTEPALSDRHFFTYNQNYSDRVYQTLKLLTPFDVIEFAEYNAEGFTTIRAKKLLNEFANTQLVVKLHTPRSLLVEIDEEKHTTTQTPIDIYLEDYCVKNADIVTSPSASLAEYFTKRLDVNCITRSPYPLLLSTIKPTRKFVKSQIEKITFIGSIQVRKGVDTFIEAAKIILAKEPNFIFEMYGRDTYSAPFYRSYTEYLQKRIPYDLKDKIIFKGAAPYAEIPEILLDTCFCVFPSRWENWANVCLEAMSFGCVVIGSQEGGMSEMIEHGNSGFLINPSHAEEIAHTILDNYRNIAYLQQISETAQSSIQQWCDPELASAQVEESYKIASSPKNWLVNQEAKISVVIPLYNQGNYIEETIQSIQESTYKNVEIIVVNDGSTDSETNKIFQNLSGVIKVFKPNGGLSSARNAGIKVSSGEYIMLLDSDDKIHPEYIEKAVIALINNHELSYVGCYTRNFEAYEYTQAPVGFIPELMLFNNTNVVNSTNLYRRSAIAKVGDFDEELISYEDWDYFISLYENGCAGDILPLELFLYRRHYDSMVWTVAQPRRTQLIQYMLGKHQKTVSSYSHVMVQYLTQLWKDKEIEYEVAISGSHSYEIDELKKRIWAMESSKFWQLRKLWFKVKYKLGLSKELD, from the coding sequence ATGAAAATAGCTTATGTTTCTCGTGAGTTTGGCCCTATTACCGGAGGAGGAATTGGTACTTATATTGCTAATATTACCAAATATATGGCAAAAAGAGGCCATGACGTGTACCTGATTACTGACTGCTTTACTGAGTCTAATCTACATTATTTACCCCCAAATGTTACACTAATTCGGACAGAACCAGCACTAAGCGATCGCCATTTTTTTACATATAATCAAAATTATTCTGATCGAGTTTATCAAACCCTCAAGTTGCTGACTCCTTTTGATGTCATTGAGTTTGCTGAATACAACGCCGAAGGATTCACCACAATTAGAGCCAAAAAACTCTTAAATGAATTTGCCAATACTCAACTAGTCGTAAAATTACATACACCACGCTCTCTGTTAGTCGAAATCGATGAAGAAAAGCATACAACTACTCAAACGCCAATAGATATATATTTAGAAGACTACTGCGTTAAAAATGCCGATATTGTCACATCACCTTCAGCATCTCTGGCTGAGTATTTTACCAAAAGACTTGATGTGAATTGTATTACTAGAAGTCCTTATCCCTTATTATTATCTACTATTAAGCCTACACGTAAATTTGTTAAATCACAAATTGAAAAAATTACATTTATTGGCAGTATTCAAGTCAGAAAAGGCGTAGATACTTTCATTGAAGCCGCTAAAATAATTCTGGCTAAAGAACCGAACTTTATCTTTGAAATGTATGGGAGAGATACATACTCTGCGCCCTTTTATCGTTCTTATACTGAATATTTACAAAAACGTATTCCCTATGATTTAAAAGACAAAATTATTTTTAAAGGAGCTGCACCCTATGCAGAAATTCCCGAAATTTTGTTAGACACTTGTTTTTGTGTATTTCCTTCACGCTGGGAGAACTGGGCTAATGTTTGTTTAGAAGCGATGTCTTTTGGTTGTGTGGTAATTGGTAGTCAAGAAGGTGGGATGTCAGAAATGATTGAACACGGAAATTCCGGATTTTTAATTAATCCATCCCATGCTGAAGAAATTGCCCATACAATCTTAGATAATTACAGAAATATTGCTTATTTACAGCAGATTTCCGAAACCGCTCAATCAAGCATTCAGCAATGGTGTGATCCTGAATTAGCCTCTGCTCAAGTGGAAGAATCTTATAAAATTGCTAGTTCTCCCAAAAATTGGCTAGTTAATCAAGAAGCTAAAATTTCTGTAGTTATTCCTCTTTACAACCAAGGAAATTATATTGAAGAAACGATTCAATCTATTCAAGAATCTACTTATAAAAATGTAGAGATTATCGTTGTCAATGATGGCTCGACTGATTCCGAAACTAATAAGATTTTTCAAAATTTATCAGGTGTAATTAAAGTCTTTAAACCTAATGGAGGCTTAAGTTCGGCTCGTAACGCCGGGATAAAAGTCAGTTCAGGTGAATATATTATGCTTCTAGATTCAGATGACAAAATTCATCCTGAATATATAGAAAAAGCAGTCATAGCCTTGATCAACAATCATGAACTAAGTTATGTAGGTTGTTATACTCGCAACTTTGAAGCTTATGAATATACTCAAGCTCCTGTAGGCTTCATTCCAGAATTGATGCTGTTTAATAATACTAATGTGGTAAATAGTACAAATTTATACCGCAGATCAGCTATTGCCAAAGTAGGAGATTTTGATGAAGAGTTAATTTCTTATGAAGATTGGGATTATTTCATTAGCTTATATGAAAATGGCTGTGCCGGGGATATTTTACCATTAGAATTATTTCTTTATCGTCGCCACTACGATTCAATGGTGTGGACAGTAGCACAACCTCGCCGGACACAATTAATTCAGTATATGTTGGGGAAACACCAAAAAACGGTGAGTTCATATTCTCATGTGATGGTGCAATACCTGACTCAATTATGGAAAGATAAAGAAATAGAATATGAGGTGGCGATATCAGGAAGTCATAGTTATGAAATAGATGAATTGAAAAAGAGAATTTGGGCGATGGAATCATCTAAATTTTGGCAGTTACGCAAGCTGTGGTTTAAAGTTAAATACAAATTGGGATTATCTAAAGAACTGGATTAG
- a CDS encoding methyltransferase domain-containing protein: MNNQPYTQNFYQSIREGSLLSAQVVVPLVMELTQAKSLVDVGCGLGTWLSVFKDAGIDDYLGIDGDYVDVNMLEIESSKFLCFDLKQPLVIERKFDLVVSLEVAEHLPCESAEIFIQSLTNLGNIVLFSAAIPFQGGLNHLNEQWLEYWGEIFAKYGYVAIDCLRRKIWNHEKVEPWYAQNLLIFVKETCLGEYPLLERAFHQGEHNLAMVHPKIYLSAIAAVKWEMHLELEKLKSQLET, from the coding sequence GTGAATAATCAACCATATACACAAAACTTTTACCAATCTATTCGAGAAGGTTCACTACTTTCAGCCCAAGTAGTTGTCCCCTTAGTCATGGAACTAACCCAAGCAAAAAGCCTAGTAGATGTTGGTTGTGGTTTGGGAACTTGGCTGTCAGTATTTAAAGATGCTGGTATAGATGACTATCTAGGAATCGATGGAGATTACGTAGATGTAAATATGCTGGAAATTGAAAGCAGCAAATTTCTCTGCTTTGATTTAAAGCAACCTCTAGTAATTGAGAGAAAGTTTGATTTGGTTGTGTCTTTGGAAGTGGCGGAACATCTTCCTTGCGAGTCTGCGGAAATCTTTATTCAGTCATTAACTAACTTAGGAAATATCGTGCTATTTTCGGCAGCAATTCCCTTTCAAGGTGGTCTGAATCATCTGAATGAACAGTGGCTGGAATATTGGGGAGAAATTTTTGCCAAGTATGGCTATGTGGCGATTGATTGCTTACGCCGGAAAATATGGAATCACGAAAAAGTAGAACCTTGGTATGCTCAAAATCTCCTAATTTTTGTTAAGGAAACTTGCCTTGGTGAATATCCTTTATTAGAAAGAGCATTTCACCAAGGTGAGCATAATTTAGCAATGGTTCATCCTAAAATCTACCTGAGTGCGATCGCCGCAGTCAAATGGGAGATGCATCTAGAGTTGGAGAAATTAAAATCTCAGCTAGAAACTTAA
- a CDS encoding FG-GAP repeat domain-containing protein encodes MSDNNTLTILNNIGNLRATNTFNQIVGAVGRVDYYEFSVLETSAINFLLSGITVNSVEASIIYDANNNRLLDGGERLYSDTAFPSSNGTINATLGAGNYLIEVKPNTSASSNTYSGYSLQLGATTTLASILSDPGNTLNTAYNIGNLRGNRTYNEFVGVVDPVDYYNFSLAATSEISLLLSGVTESRLKTSIISDANNNGLIDSGETLYTNIAELNSNGTINATLAAGNYFIEVQPDSAITNSNYSLSLSNLTIPSANAAKDFNKDGQTDILLTNPSQGLNQAWTMDGTNYTGVINIVGSPGYRPVATADFNKDGKTDLIASNPTNNFNVAWFLDGPNYLDGVGLPIAAGWDIKGAADFNGDGNVDILLNNTANNWNTVWFLGGANGATYTGFGNLPVADGWDITGVADFNGDGKADILLNNPTEGWNTVWFLDGTDYMGFANLPSAPGWQSLGTGDFNSDGKADIIMNNITEGWNSIWLMDGTNYTGFANLPNAPAGWEIAGMA; translated from the coding sequence ATGTCAGACAACAATACACTAACTATCCTCAACAATATTGGGAATCTCAGAGCTACTAACACTTTCAATCAAATTGTCGGTGCTGTAGGTCGAGTCGATTACTATGAATTTTCCGTTTTAGAAACAAGTGCAATTAATTTTCTGTTGAGTGGAATAACTGTAAATTCCGTAGAAGCTAGTATTATTTATGACGCAAATAATAATAGATTACTTGATGGCGGAGAACGGCTTTACAGTGACACGGCTTTTCCCAGTAGTAATGGGACGATTAATGCTACCTTGGGTGCTGGTAATTATTTAATTGAAGTTAAACCCAATACTTCAGCTAGTAGTAATACTTATTCTGGCTATTCTTTACAGCTAGGCGCTACAACTACTCTGGCTTCTATTCTTTCAGATCCGGGAAATACACTGAATACCGCCTACAATATTGGCAATCTAAGGGGTAATAGAACTTACAATGAGTTTGTCGGTGTTGTAGATCCAGTCGATTACTATAACTTTTCCCTTGCAGCTACAAGTGAAATTAGTCTGCTATTGAGTGGAGTAACGGAAAGCAGGCTGAAAACTAGTATTATTTCCGACGCAAATAATAATGGCTTAATTGATAGTGGAGAAACACTTTACACTAACATTGCTGAGTTGAATAGCAATGGGACGATTAATGCTACCTTGGCGGCTGGTAATTACTTTATCGAAGTTCAACCGGATAGTGCTATTACCAATTCTAATTATTCGTTAAGTTTATCCAACTTAACTATTCCCTCTGCCAACGCAGCAAAAGACTTCAATAAAGATGGTCAAACGGATATCCTCTTAACTAATCCCAGTCAAGGCTTGAATCAAGCATGGACAATGGATGGGACTAACTATACAGGAGTTATTAATATTGTTGGTTCTCCTGGTTATCGACCAGTCGCAACGGCTGACTTTAACAAAGATGGTAAAACCGATTTAATTGCCAGCAATCCCACTAACAATTTTAATGTTGCCTGGTTTCTGGATGGCCCTAACTACTTAGATGGTGTAGGTTTACCAATAGCAGCAGGTTGGGACATTAAAGGAGCCGCAGACTTCAACGGTGATGGTAATGTTGATATTCTGCTGAATAATACTGCCAATAATTGGAATACAGTCTGGTTTTTAGGCGGTGCTAATGGTGCTACTTACACAGGTTTTGGTAACTTACCTGTGGCTGATGGCTGGGATATTACTGGTGTTGCTGACTTTAACGGCGATGGTAAAGCGGATATTCTTTTGAATAATCCCACAGAAGGATGGAACACAGTCTGGTTCTTAGATGGCACAGATTACATGGGCTTTGCGAATTTACCCAGCGCACCGGGTTGGCAATCTTTGGGAACCGGAGACTTTAATAGCGATGGTAAAGCTGACATTATCATGAATAATATCACCGAAGGATGGAATTCAATTTGGTTGATGGATGGAACTAACTATACAGGTTTTGCTAACTTGCCTAATGCGCCGGCTGGTTGGGAAATTGCAGGTATGGCTTAA
- a CDS encoding FG-GAP repeat domain-containing protein produces the protein MSPYNSIAEALNGSYIPFPATNIGGVIGSDRNFETGQLIEVGDRDVDFFKINSPIAGILELDIKSYADPSINVPVDAVVFIYDREGNLLDFNDDRDLFFDLDPLLYYEITANTDYFVAVAGYGNDSFNPFQVGSGSSGETGEYKFNSRLLPLSQIPDFDGDGKTDILLTNPSQGWNQAWLMDWTNYVGATNVFGSPGYRPVATADFNKDGKTDIIVSNPTNNFNAVWFLDGGDYLNGVGLPTAPGWEIKGAADFNGDGNVDILLNNTTTNWNTVWFLGGQNGATYTGFGNLPVANGWDITGVADFNGDGKADILLNNPTEGWNTVWFLDGTDYMGFANLPSAPGWQSLGTGDFNSDGRADIIMNNITEGWNAVWLMDGTNYTGFANLPTTPAGWEIAGMA, from the coding sequence ATGAGTCCTTATAATAGTATTGCTGAGGCATTAAACGGTTCTTATATACCCTTCCCGGCAACAAATATCGGAGGGGTCATTGGTAGTGATCGTAATTTTGAGACTGGACAATTGATTGAAGTAGGCGATCGCGATGTCGATTTTTTCAAAATCAATTCTCCTATCGCCGGGATTTTAGAGCTTGATATCAAATCCTATGCTGATCCTAGCATTAATGTCCCAGTTGATGCCGTTGTCTTTATCTACGACAGGGAAGGCAATCTTTTAGATTTTAACGATGATAGGGATCTATTTTTTGATCTAGACCCACTTTTATACTATGAAATAACCGCAAATACAGATTATTTTGTAGCTGTAGCTGGTTATGGTAATGATTCTTTCAATCCTTTTCAAGTAGGGAGTGGGTCATCAGGGGAGACAGGAGAGTATAAATTTAATAGCAGACTGTTACCACTGTCGCAAATACCAGATTTTGATGGCGATGGCAAAACTGACATTCTCTTAACCAATCCTAGTCAGGGATGGAATCAAGCATGGTTAATGGATTGGACTAACTATGTAGGAGCGACTAATGTCTTTGGTTCTCCGGGTTATCGACCAGTTGCAACGGCTGACTTCAACAAAGATGGCAAAACCGATATCATTGTCAGCAATCCCACTAACAATTTTAATGCTGTCTGGTTTCTGGATGGTGGTGACTACTTAAATGGTGTAGGTTTACCCACAGCACCAGGTTGGGAGATTAAAGGAGCCGCAGACTTCAACGGTGATGGTAATGTTGATATTCTGCTGAATAATACTACAACCAATTGGAACACAGTCTGGTTTTTAGGCGGTCAGAATGGTGCTACTTACACAGGTTTTGGTAACTTACCTGTGGCTAATGGCTGGGATATTACTGGTGTTGCTGACTTTAACGGCGATGGTAAAGCGGATATTCTCTTGAATAATCCCACAGAAGGATGGAACACAGTCTGGTTTTTAGATGGCACAGATTACATGGGCTTTGCGAATTTACCCAGCGCACCGGGTTGGCAATCTTTGGGAACCGGAGACTTTAATAGCGATGGTAGAGCTGACATTATTATGAATAATATCACCGAAGGATGGAATGCCGTTTGGTTGATGGATGGGACTAACTATACAGGTTTTGCTAACTTGCCGACTACGCCTGCTGGTTGGGAAATTGCTGGTATGGCTTAG
- a CDS encoding methyltransferase domain-containing protein translates to MTIFPNPLVWMPLSEEISRFRKYCYGIVLNAGSGQRSIQLGEKDLNIDITEWNKPDILADLHHIPLLDESVDTIVSIAVLEHTRYPWQIAEEFYRVLRPMGYGIIAVPFLQPQHDFPGDYIRFTENGLMEIVKYAGFEVIETSYVHHFGQTLAWLLWEYLQFHPPRKVTWFFWQNLIRQLSLGNLLKGDSPNTHNTHYIVVRKPGDINVKPHYMQALTQKNDQDWFFPLLACPITKQPLHLQDNSLVSENGEFIYGFQAGIPYLEASHNKIDSPEMNSDELDSLSADSESHLISQLSEELSHLRLDLKNLKSELEVSKNTINQMQSSKFWRLRQIWLKLTKSWGLIKH, encoded by the coding sequence ATGACTATTTTTCCTAATCCATTAGTCTGGATGCCTTTGTCTGAAGAAATCAGTCGTTTTCGCAAATACTGCTATGGTATTGTTCTCAATGCTGGTTCTGGTCAAAGAAGTATTCAATTAGGTGAAAAAGATTTAAATATTGATATTACTGAGTGGAATAAACCAGATATCCTGGCAGATTTACATCATATTCCTTTACTAGATGAATCAGTAGATACAATAGTTTCTATTGCTGTCCTAGAACATACTCGATATCCCTGGCAAATTGCTGAGGAATTTTATCGAGTTCTCAGACCGATGGGATATGGAATTATTGCTGTTCCCTTTCTCCAACCACAACATGACTTTCCTGGAGATTACATCCGGTTTACTGAAAATGGCTTGATGGAAATTGTTAAATATGCAGGTTTTGAAGTCATTGAAACTAGTTATGTCCATCATTTTGGTCAAACTTTAGCATGGTTGTTATGGGAGTATTTACAGTTTCATCCACCACGCAAGGTTACTTGGTTTTTTTGGCAAAACCTGATTCGTCAACTTTCGTTAGGGAATTTGCTGAAAGGAGATAGTCCTAATACTCACAATACTCATTATATTGTGGTGCGGAAGCCTGGGGATATCAATGTTAAACCTCACTATATGCAAGCTTTGACACAGAAGAATGATCAAGATTGGTTTTTTCCACTTCTAGCTTGTCCCATCACTAAGCAACCATTGCATCTGCAAGATAATTCTTTGGTGTCTGAAAATGGTGAATTTATCTATGGCTTTCAAGCAGGTATTCCCTATTTAGAAGCTTCACACAATAAAATTGATTCTCCTGAAATGAATTCTGATGAATTAGATTCCCTATCAGCAGATTCTGAGTCTCATCTCATATCCCAATTAAGCGAAGAGTTATCTCATTTGAGATTGGATCTCAAAAATCTTAAATCTGAACTTGAAGTATCTAAAAATACAATTAATCAAATGCAATCTAGCAAGTTTTGGCGATTAAGACAAATCTGGCTGAAATTAACAAAAAGTTGGGGTTTGATCAAACATTAG
- a CDS encoding ABC transporter permease: protein MKISFKSNFTWLLVRRYWELLHVLVLRNLKVRYRGSFLGVYWSLLNPLLMTGLYSAIFGTAFASYYDDSILNYIFAAFTGLVVINFFSASTSQALNSIVNNGSLLNKISLPSSVFPVSIITSNIFQFSVGVLPVLAVITFIYSQSLVNVLALFFPFLALVLVSTGVGFFVSGLYVFFRDLPYFYELVVFVIWLSSPIFYPAAIVPSHVKQFLVLNPLSPIIESLRQITLSGTSADLGLIWGALLSGMIILSLGWACFHLWRDQFMDLL from the coding sequence ATGAAAATTTCATTTAAAAGTAATTTTACTTGGTTGCTAGTACGCCGCTATTGGGAATTGCTGCACGTTTTGGTATTGCGGAATTTAAAAGTCCGCTATAGAGGCTCGTTTTTGGGGGTTTATTGGTCGCTATTGAATCCATTACTGATGACAGGATTGTACTCAGCCATTTTTGGGACGGCATTTGCATCCTATTACGACGATTCAATCCTCAACTATATATTCGCAGCCTTTACGGGATTGGTTGTGATCAATTTTTTCTCGGCTTCCACCTCTCAGGCATTAAATAGTATAGTCAATAATGGCTCACTATTGAATAAAATTTCTCTGCCATCTAGTGTATTTCCTGTATCTATAATTACGTCGAATATATTTCAATTTTCAGTAGGAGTACTGCCTGTGTTGGCAGTGATTACTTTCATTTATTCCCAGAGTTTAGTCAATGTGCTGGCGCTGTTCTTCCCGTTTTTAGCTTTAGTGTTAGTTTCTACAGGGGTGGGATTTTTTGTTAGTGGATTATACGTATTTTTTAGAGACTTACCTTATTTTTATGAGTTAGTTGTATTTGTGATTTGGCTTAGTAGTCCGATATTTTACCCAGCCGCTATTGTTCCCTCACACGTCAAGCAGTTTTTGGTGTTGAATCCATTATCACCGATTATTGAAAGTTTGCGTCAAATTACATTATCAGGAACATCAGCAGATTTGGGTTTAATTTGGGGTGCTTTACTCAGTGGTATGATTATTTTGTCTCTGGGTTGGGCTTGTTTTCATCTGTGGCGAGATCAATTTATGGATTTGCTATAA
- a CDS encoding protein kinase domain-containing protein, whose protein sequence is MAAQATLTIIKGKLPGRQYTFDSRTTCIIGRSSECNIQLPNDADHLTISRYQCLLDINPPNIRIRDFGSKNGTYVNGEKIGQRGANQTPEKGAKLQFPEYDLKCDDEIKLGNTVFAVHIEADPEELNIPNFSLPTIDHNQSATQAPNFLAIIKRWLGLAAQANNQFLAIQGYNIIKLLGRGGFGEVYLAQHNNSGKFIALKVMLPAIIGNENAVQRFLRETENTKVLQHPHVIQVIDYGFFENIFFFTMEYCAGGTVADLMAKYGGKLPVNIAVPIIMQVLNGLEYSHNAEIPYVKLKDGGFGKGKGLVHRDLKPGNILLNYTDDKITAKIADYGLAKAFDLAGLSGQTLSGSQAGTPAFIPRQQLLNFKYVQPEVDIWATAASLYNMLTGELPRNLTNDPFLAVLQNDPVPIRQRNANIPKKLAEVIDLGLVEKPEIYFKSAVDFKSALLDSYKTM, encoded by the coding sequence ATGGCTGCCCAAGCTACCCTGACCATTATCAAAGGTAAACTTCCAGGAAGACAATATACCTTTGATTCCCGCACTACCTGTATTATTGGTAGAAGCTCAGAGTGCAATATTCAACTACCAAATGATGCAGACCATCTTACCATTTCTCGCTATCAGTGTTTGTTGGATATCAACCCACCAAATATCAGAATTAGAGATTTTGGCAGCAAAAATGGGACTTACGTCAACGGTGAAAAAATTGGGCAGAGAGGCGCAAATCAAACACCAGAAAAAGGTGCAAAATTACAATTTCCCGAATACGATTTAAAATGTGATGATGAAATTAAACTGGGTAATACTGTGTTTGCAGTGCATATCGAAGCTGACCCAGAAGAATTAAATATTCCTAACTTTTCTCTTCCTACAATTGATCATAATCAATCTGCAACACAAGCACCAAACTTCCTGGCAATTATCAAACGTTGGCTCGGTTTAGCAGCCCAGGCTAATAATCAATTCTTGGCAATTCAGGGTTACAATATTATTAAATTATTGGGTAGAGGTGGTTTTGGAGAAGTTTATTTAGCCCAACACAATAATTCTGGTAAATTTATCGCCTTGAAAGTGATGTTACCTGCAATTATCGGTAATGAAAATGCTGTCCAAAGGTTTTTACGCGAAACAGAAAATACTAAAGTTTTACAGCATCCTCATGTTATCCAAGTCATTGATTATGGCTTTTTTGAGAATATTTTCTTTTTCACAATGGAATATTGTGCTGGCGGAACTGTTGCCGATTTAATGGCAAAATATGGTGGTAAATTACCTGTGAATATTGCTGTCCCAATTATTATGCAAGTTCTCAACGGTTTGGAATATAGTCATAATGCCGAAATTCCCTATGTAAAATTAAAAGATGGAGGTTTTGGTAAAGGTAAAGGTTTAGTCCACCGCGATTTGAAACCGGGTAATATCTTACTTAACTACACTGATGACAAAATCACTGCTAAAATAGCAGATTATGGTTTAGCAAAAGCTTTTGACTTAGCAGGTTTAAGTGGACAAACTCTTTCAGGTTCTCAAGCTGGGACACCTGCTTTTATCCCTCGTCAACAGCTACTAAATTTTAAATACGTACAACCAGAAGTAGATATTTGGGCAACTGCGGCTTCTCTTTATAATATGTTAACTGGGGAATTACCCCGCAATTTGACAAACGACCCATTTTTAGCTGTATTGCAAAATGACCCTGTACCTATTCGACAACGCAACGCAAATATCCCGAAAAAGTTAGCTGAAGTGATTGATTTGGGTTTAGTGGAGAAACCCGAAATTTATTTTAAGAGTGCGGTAGATTTTAAATCTGCTCTCCTGGATAGCTACAAGACAATGTGA